One Siniperca chuatsi isolate FFG_IHB_CAS linkage group LG3, ASM2008510v1, whole genome shotgun sequence genomic region harbors:
- the gga3a gene encoding ADP-ribosylation factor-binding protein GGA3a isoform X2, with protein MANDGESLESWLNKATNPSNRQEDWEYVMGFCDQINKELEGPQISVRLLAHKIQSPQEWEALQALTVLEACMKNCGRRFHNEVGKFRFLNELIKVVSPKYLGDKVSEKVKTKVIQMLYSWTMSLPDGAKICEAYQMLKAQGIVLVDPEIPLDATLIPSPSPRPKNPVFDDEKKSKRLSELLKSKKPEDLQEANRLIKNMVKEDEVRTQKVTKQKSTLEAVNNSVKLLNEMLAHFSPEDSTDGDKELIRELYGDCDKLRQTVFQLATETEDNDSSLGDILQASDDLSHVINSYKKIVEGQTINGETVEAQQTQASVRQGTSRTNQSEILIDLVGLDIQSISLQEQHPPTSSRSIPADLLCGSATDPQSPSPSTPSAAHSLLDEELLSLGLNEPVPVPSKSTHVNLSNHLPSLQNSSQDFDLFDTTSLSVPAFSTSSLFPDALSETVAPVSLIKSSTTASALSFPGPVFSMPAFSTKSVSTTSVIFPQPLGSVLTTTAPTALPQSFSLASPAPSANPVIPQQVSTSPSLSHNLQDLALLDLGSPKNTPGVMDFGSLLVKSEDLHAPATMSSSLGVTSTISTSLLLEGMQGGSTPPPANSQADDSPLLRSLSPILPLSQASPGREQELSLANVFVPLDAITPSKVCPVTAYDKNGVRVLLHFATDCPAGRPDVLVMVASMLNTAPLPVRNIVLQAAVPKMMKVRLQPPSGTELAPFNPILPPATVTQVMLLANPLKEKVRMRYKLTFTLGEQPHTEVGEVNEFPPADRWGAL; from the exons ATGGCGAATGATGGAGAGTCGCTGGAGTCCTGGCTTA ACAAAGCCACCAACCCTTCCAACAGACAGGAAGACTGGGAGTATGTAATGGGATTCTGTGACCAAATCAATAAGGAGCTAGAAGG CCCACAAATATCCGTTAGACTGCTGGCTCACAAAATTCAGTCCCCTCAAGAATGGGAGGCGCTGCAAGCATTAACG GTTCTCGAGGCTTGTATGAAAAACTGTGGCCGAAGGTTTCACAATGAAGTTGGGAAATTcaggtttttaaatgaattaattaaggTGGTTTCACCCAAA TATCTAGGAGACAAAGTATCAGAGaaagtaaagacaaaagtgATCCAGATGCTGTACAGTTGGACTATGTCTCTACCAGATGGAGCAAAGATCTGTGAAGCATATCAGATGCTGAAGGCACAGG gtATTGTTTTAGTTGACCCAGAAATCCCTCTTGATGCTACATTAATACCATCGCCTTCTCCGCGACCCAAGAATCCTGTGTTTGATGATGAGAAGAAGAGCAAG AGATTATCAGAGCTGCTGAAGAGCAAAAAGCCTGAAGATCTGCAAGAGGCCAATCGGCTCATCAAGAACATGGTCAAGGAG GACGAGGTAAGAACACAGAAAGTGACAAAGCAAAAAAGCACACTGGAGGCAGTCAACAACAGCGTCAAACTCCTTAACGAGATGCTTGCTCACTTCAGCCCAGAAGACTCCACGGACGGAGACAAGGAGCTCATTAGG GAGTTGTATGGTGATTGTGACAAGCTCAGGCAAACTGTGTTTCAGCTCGCTACTGAGACTGAGGATAATGACAGCAGCTTGG GAGACATCCTGCAGGCCAGTGATGACCTCTCCCATGTCATTAATTCCTATAAGAAGATTGTGGAAGGGCAGACCATCAATGGAGAGACTGTAGAagcacaacaaacacaagcatcAGTCAGACAAG GCACTAGTCGCACAAACCAGTCAGAGATTCTGATTGACCTGGTGGGTCTGGACATCCAGAGCATCTCTCTTCAGGAGCAGCACCCCCCAACATCCTCTCGGTCTATTCCTGCTGACCTGCTGTGTGGGTCTGCCACTGACCCTCAGTCCCCCAGCCCCAGCACACCGTCTGCAGCACACTCTCTGCTGGATGAAGAGCTACTGTCTTTAG GCCTCAACGAACCTGTTCCTGTTCCAAGTAAATCAACACATGTAAACCTGAGCAATCATTTGCCGTCTTTACAG AATTCCAGTCAAGATTTTGACCTTTTTGACACCACTTCGCTTTCGGTTCCTGCGTTCTCTACATCTTCACTTTTTCCAGATGCCCTTTCTGAGACAGTAGCCCCAGTTAGCCTAATCAAGTCTTCTACAACTGCCTCTGCCTTAAGCTTCCCTGGCCCTGTCTTCTCCATGCCTGCGTTTTCAACAAAATCTGTCTCAACAACATCAGTCATATTCCCACAGCCCCTCGGTTCAGTATTGACCACAACGGCCCCGACTGCTCTTCCTCAATCATTCAGCTTGGCATCGCCTGCTCCTTCAGCCAACCCTGTCATTCCACAACAGGTCTCCACTTCACCTTCTCTCAGTCATAATCTGCAAGACCTTGCCTTGCTGGATCTGGGCAGTCCTAAAAA TACACCTGGTGTGATGGACTTTGGCAGCTTGCTGGTCAAGAGCGAGGATCTGCACGCTCCTGCTACCATGTCTTCCAGTCTTGGTGTCACCTCCACCATATCCACCTCACTGCTCCTAGAAGGGATGCAAGGAGGGTCCACTCCCCCACCTGCCAATAGTCAGGCAGATGACAGCCCTCTGTTACGCTCTCTGTCCCCCATCCTCCCTCTGAGCCaggccagtccaggcagggaaCAAGAGCTGTCCCTGGCCAATGTCTTTGTCCCTTTGGATGCAATCACGCCAA GTAAAGTGTGTCCTGTGACAGCATATGACAAAAACGGGGTCCGTGTTCTGCTGCATTTTGCCACTGACTGTCCAGCAGGCAGACCTGATGTACTGGTGATGGTGGCGTCCATGCTCAACACAGCCCCATTGCCTGTCAGGAACATTGTTCTGCAGGCTGCTGTGCCCAAG ATGATGAAAGTGAGACTGCAACCACCCTCAGGGACAGAGCTGGCTCCTTTTAACCCAATCCTTCCCCCTGCTACTGTCACTCAGGTCATGCTGCTTGCAAATCCTCTCAAG GAAAAGGTTCGGATGAGATACAAACTGACATTCACGCTGGGAGAGCAGCCACACACAGAAGTGGGGGAGGTGAATGAGTTTCCGCCTGCTGACAGATGGGGGGCTCTTTAG
- the gga3a gene encoding ADP-ribosylation factor-binding protein GGA3a isoform X1, which yields MANDGESLESWLNKATNPSNRQEDWEYVMGFCDQINKELEGPQISVRLLAHKIQSPQEWEALQALTVLEACMKNCGRRFHNEVGKFRFLNELIKVVSPKYLGDKVSEKVKTKVIQMLYSWTMSLPDGAKICEAYQMLKAQGIVLVDPEIPLDATLIPSPSPRPKNPVFDDEKKSKRLSELLKSKKPEDLQEANRLIKNMVKEDEVRTQKVTKQKSTLEAVNNSVKLLNEMLAHFSPEDSTDGDKELIRELYGDCDKLRQTVFQLATETEDNDSSLGDILQASDDLSHVINSYKKIVEGQTINGETVEAQQTQASVRQGTSRTNQSEILIDLVGLDIQSISLQEQHPPTSSRSIPADLLCGSATDPQSPSPSTPSAAHSLLDEELLSLGLNEPVPVPSKSTHVNLSNHLPSLQNSSQDFDLFDTTSLSVPAFSTSSLFPDALSETVAPVSLIKSSTTASALSFPGPVFSMPAFSTKSVSTTSVIFPQPLGSVLTTTAPTALPQSFSLASPAPSANPVIPQQVSTSPSLSHNLQDLALLDLGSPKKHLNYPYSTPGVMDFGSLLVKSEDLHAPATMSSSLGVTSTISTSLLLEGMQGGSTPPPANSQADDSPLLRSLSPILPLSQASPGREQELSLANVFVPLDAITPSKVCPVTAYDKNGVRVLLHFATDCPAGRPDVLVMVASMLNTAPLPVRNIVLQAAVPKMMKVRLQPPSGTELAPFNPILPPATVTQVMLLANPLKEKVRMRYKLTFTLGEQPHTEVGEVNEFPPADRWGAL from the exons ATGGCGAATGATGGAGAGTCGCTGGAGTCCTGGCTTA ACAAAGCCACCAACCCTTCCAACAGACAGGAAGACTGGGAGTATGTAATGGGATTCTGTGACCAAATCAATAAGGAGCTAGAAGG CCCACAAATATCCGTTAGACTGCTGGCTCACAAAATTCAGTCCCCTCAAGAATGGGAGGCGCTGCAAGCATTAACG GTTCTCGAGGCTTGTATGAAAAACTGTGGCCGAAGGTTTCACAATGAAGTTGGGAAATTcaggtttttaaatgaattaattaaggTGGTTTCACCCAAA TATCTAGGAGACAAAGTATCAGAGaaagtaaagacaaaagtgATCCAGATGCTGTACAGTTGGACTATGTCTCTACCAGATGGAGCAAAGATCTGTGAAGCATATCAGATGCTGAAGGCACAGG gtATTGTTTTAGTTGACCCAGAAATCCCTCTTGATGCTACATTAATACCATCGCCTTCTCCGCGACCCAAGAATCCTGTGTTTGATGATGAGAAGAAGAGCAAG AGATTATCAGAGCTGCTGAAGAGCAAAAAGCCTGAAGATCTGCAAGAGGCCAATCGGCTCATCAAGAACATGGTCAAGGAG GACGAGGTAAGAACACAGAAAGTGACAAAGCAAAAAAGCACACTGGAGGCAGTCAACAACAGCGTCAAACTCCTTAACGAGATGCTTGCTCACTTCAGCCCAGAAGACTCCACGGACGGAGACAAGGAGCTCATTAGG GAGTTGTATGGTGATTGTGACAAGCTCAGGCAAACTGTGTTTCAGCTCGCTACTGAGACTGAGGATAATGACAGCAGCTTGG GAGACATCCTGCAGGCCAGTGATGACCTCTCCCATGTCATTAATTCCTATAAGAAGATTGTGGAAGGGCAGACCATCAATGGAGAGACTGTAGAagcacaacaaacacaagcatcAGTCAGACAAG GCACTAGTCGCACAAACCAGTCAGAGATTCTGATTGACCTGGTGGGTCTGGACATCCAGAGCATCTCTCTTCAGGAGCAGCACCCCCCAACATCCTCTCGGTCTATTCCTGCTGACCTGCTGTGTGGGTCTGCCACTGACCCTCAGTCCCCCAGCCCCAGCACACCGTCTGCAGCACACTCTCTGCTGGATGAAGAGCTACTGTCTTTAG GCCTCAACGAACCTGTTCCTGTTCCAAGTAAATCAACACATGTAAACCTGAGCAATCATTTGCCGTCTTTACAG AATTCCAGTCAAGATTTTGACCTTTTTGACACCACTTCGCTTTCGGTTCCTGCGTTCTCTACATCTTCACTTTTTCCAGATGCCCTTTCTGAGACAGTAGCCCCAGTTAGCCTAATCAAGTCTTCTACAACTGCCTCTGCCTTAAGCTTCCCTGGCCCTGTCTTCTCCATGCCTGCGTTTTCAACAAAATCTGTCTCAACAACATCAGTCATATTCCCACAGCCCCTCGGTTCAGTATTGACCACAACGGCCCCGACTGCTCTTCCTCAATCATTCAGCTTGGCATCGCCTGCTCCTTCAGCCAACCCTGTCATTCCACAACAGGTCTCCACTTCACCTTCTCTCAGTCATAATCTGCAAGACCTTGCCTTGCTGGATCTGGGCAGTCCTAAAAA ACACTTGAATTATCCATACAGTACACCTGGTGTGATGGACTTTGGCAGCTTGCTGGTCAAGAGCGAGGATCTGCACGCTCCTGCTACCATGTCTTCCAGTCTTGGTGTCACCTCCACCATATCCACCTCACTGCTCCTAGAAGGGATGCAAGGAGGGTCCACTCCCCCACCTGCCAATAGTCAGGCAGATGACAGCCCTCTGTTACGCTCTCTGTCCCCCATCCTCCCTCTGAGCCaggccagtccaggcagggaaCAAGAGCTGTCCCTGGCCAATGTCTTTGTCCCTTTGGATGCAATCACGCCAA GTAAAGTGTGTCCTGTGACAGCATATGACAAAAACGGGGTCCGTGTTCTGCTGCATTTTGCCACTGACTGTCCAGCAGGCAGACCTGATGTACTGGTGATGGTGGCGTCCATGCTCAACACAGCCCCATTGCCTGTCAGGAACATTGTTCTGCAGGCTGCTGTGCCCAAG ATGATGAAAGTGAGACTGCAACCACCCTCAGGGACAGAGCTGGCTCCTTTTAACCCAATCCTTCCCCCTGCTACTGTCACTCAGGTCATGCTGCTTGCAAATCCTCTCAAG GAAAAGGTTCGGATGAGATACAAACTGACATTCACGCTGGGAGAGCAGCCACACACAGAAGTGGGGGAGGTGAATGAGTTTCCGCCTGCTGACAGATGGGGGGCTCTTTAG